In Bythopirellula goksoeyrii, a single window of DNA contains:
- a CDS encoding anhydro-N-acetylmuramic acid kinase: protein MPRSSFTRSVGLTSSSSGDGVEAAIIETDGRDEIQPLGGISLPYDSQLRWRILEATQNDLPTTEILRLEKKLTQHHLSAFELLKDTYPKEVAQATILGYQGHTLRHIPSEGLSLQIGNAWQLAEGTGLPVVSDFRRHDMAIGGQGGPLGAMFHWALMAREPRPAMMLSLGSVATVTWLSKDDEVIAGDTGPGVALLNEWVQEMAELPYDREGRIASEGTVDTKLVQEALKSPFFSRKLPKSASRYEFDHIDVAGLSVPDGAATLCQITVESFVRAVKQLPELPEELWVTGRGSEHPVINQMLAKHFKSVKNVSERGLNPLTMAAECFAWLAVRHIKGLSITTPETTGCPSADCAGFMTSPQ, encoded by the coding sequence GTGCCTCGCTCCTCATTTACACGGTCCGTCGGTTTGACGAGCTCGTCTTCGGGCGACGGGGTGGAAGCTGCCATTATTGAGACCGACGGGCGGGACGAAATCCAGCCGCTCGGTGGAATTTCTTTGCCCTACGATAGCCAACTTCGCTGGCGAATCCTGGAGGCGACCCAAAACGATTTGCCGACGACAGAGATCTTACGTCTCGAGAAGAAACTAACTCAGCACCATCTCAGCGCCTTCGAGTTATTAAAAGACACCTACCCGAAAGAAGTGGCTCAGGCAACCATTTTGGGATATCAAGGTCATACGCTTCGACATATTCCAAGTGAAGGTCTGAGCCTGCAGATCGGCAACGCCTGGCAACTTGCTGAAGGGACCGGACTCCCCGTGGTGAGTGACTTCCGCCGGCACGACATGGCAATTGGTGGCCAAGGTGGTCCGTTGGGGGCCATGTTTCACTGGGCTCTAATGGCTCGCGAGCCACGTCCAGCCATGATGCTTAGCTTAGGATCAGTAGCAACGGTGACATGGCTGAGCAAAGATGATGAAGTCATTGCAGGTGACACCGGCCCCGGTGTGGCCTTGCTGAATGAGTGGGTGCAAGAAATGGCCGAGTTGCCCTACGATCGTGAAGGTCGGATAGCAAGCGAAGGGACTGTCGATACGAAACTCGTTCAAGAAGCTTTAAAGTCACCGTTTTTCTCACGCAAATTGCCGAAGTCCGCCTCTCGCTATGAATTCGACCACATCGATGTAGCCGGGCTGAGTGTCCCTGATGGGGCAGCCACTCTTTGTCAGATCACAGTCGAGTCCTTTGTACGAGCGGTCAAACAACTTCCTGAACTGCCCGAAGAACTCTGGGTCACTGGCCGTGGGAGCGAACACCCCGTAATCAATCAAATGCTCGCCAAACATTTCAAGTCCGTGAAAAACGTAAGCGAACGTGGGCTCAATCCACTCACCATGGCTGCCGAGTGTTTCGCTTGGTTAGCAGTCCGCCACATCAAAGGGCTGTCCATTACCACCCCAGAAACTACAGGTTGCCCCAGTGCGGATTGCGCCGGTTTCATGACTTCGCCCCAGTAA
- a CDS encoding serine/threonine protein kinase, translating into MSNQPDGSEMDERCKTAHAKLHAGTCPWCGCFIIEGKVERLPADDDLSAHPIDSGDRQLAHTLEDHVRTDGVLSIEEAVGLLEAIAHELARLHKTTTMYGWLSPSNIGLQDGKIILRGPSIASESDDLPETTSGVTGIADYLAPEQALSASRTDHRADVYSLGCVLYFMLDGRAPFATGSISERLLKHQIEEPTPLGSIREGVPAGLAAICDRMLAKKAENRYQSAEDVILAIKSWKAEGP; encoded by the coding sequence TTGTCTAATCAACCAGATGGCTCTGAGATGGACGAACGTTGTAAAACTGCACACGCGAAATTGCATGCTGGCACTTGTCCTTGGTGTGGTTGCTTCATCATAGAAGGCAAAGTAGAGCGGCTGCCAGCTGACGATGATCTCAGTGCACACCCCATTGATTCTGGCGATAGACAACTTGCGCATACTCTCGAAGATCATGTACGAACTGACGGTGTACTTTCAATTGAAGAAGCCGTCGGACTGTTGGAGGCGATTGCTCATGAACTTGCGAGGCTACACAAGACAACTACGATGTATGGCTGGCTATCTCCTAGTAACATTGGACTTCAGGACGGAAAAATAATACTTCGCGGTCCATCCATTGCTTCTGAATCTGACGACCTCCCAGAAACTACCTCAGGTGTGACTGGAATTGCTGACTATCTGGCACCAGAACAAGCATTGAGTGCGTCACGTACTGACCATCGAGCAGATGTTTACAGTTTAGGATGCGTGCTTTACTTCATGCTTGACGGCAGGGCACCATTCGCAACTGGCTCTATATCTGAGAGGCTGCTTAAGCACCAGATCGAAGAACCGACACCTTTAGGATCTATTCGGGAAGGGGTTCCAGCTGGTCTGGCGGCCATCTGCGATAGGATGTTAGCAAAGAAAGCGGAGAATCGGTATCAATCCGCTGAAGACGTGATTTTGGCAATAAAGTCTTGGAAGGCGGAAGGTCCGTAG
- a CDS encoding DUF6717 family protein, with protein sequence MAQNSITIIKPYKWEGQWVFDDERVDLVKEPFVAGADTLIDVAVERKEIANAEQGFLLLFSASAFPSADLRLEWVREEASGNVYKWADEGMEGWLCPALLKYFESPPAELYVQLKNAG encoded by the coding sequence ATGGCGCAAAATTCGATTACGATTATCAAACCCTACAAGTGGGAAGGCCAATGGGTCTTCGATGACGAACGTGTCGATCTGGTGAAGGAACCTTTCGTGGCGGGTGCCGATACGCTGATCGATGTTGCTGTGGAGCGTAAAGAGATTGCCAATGCGGAGCAGGGATTCCTGCTGCTATTCTCTGCTTCTGCTTTTCCGAGTGCGGACTTGCGACTGGAATGGGTTCGGGAGGAAGCAAGTGGCAATGTCTACAAGTGGGCCGACGAAGGGATGGAAGGTTGGCTATGCCCTGCTCTGCTCAAGTATTTTGAGAGCCCGCCTGCGGAACTCTATGTGCAGCTAAAGAACGCTGGTTAG